ATTAAGGCTTAGTTAATTATAATTTGGATTatggtttaatattttgttctaccatttttagttttgtttttataagttttttctcTAATTTATGCTTGcttgtattatttttaatattataactcttttattatattatataaaaattgctTTAGTagtttaaacataaattattagtattattattgGGCTTATGATagatgagaaaaataaaaaaagttaacaaatacagttaaataaatttcaaatataatttcatatgtttaaatttttcttagatttttttaaattaagataagtttttaaaattattttttcctaaaattacaataaaattaaaatataatataataatattatagaaataaGATACTTAGTGGCCATTTTACCATTGGAACTAacaattttaatatagttttcttAACTTAAATTTTATTAGAACATAATATAGTATTATATTAATGAGATATATATAGCGAATATCTCACTAAAAAGGTTACTCTAACTCTTTGGTGGGTCAGAGCTTTGATCAGTTTGCTCTTGAATTGTTTCTCATTTGAGGACTTTTTATTTGATCTGATTATGCAATTTCAGTTTAAATTAATCCGAATGGATTCGAGTCTCTATAgctcaataaaactaaaatggGTTTCTCGTTATATTGGTTGGTTAATTCATAGTTCTATACAATTCTCAGTTGAATATCGCATAGTAACTTCCACTAattgttgatcaaaaaaaaacttccacTAATTAAATGGGATAAGTTACACAACTAAACTACACACTTGTTTCTTCGTCAACACTGAACTGTTTAATTTTCTGATTTATGATATTTAACGTTTTAAATGAccaaagaatatatataaacatatacgtGTACTGCGGTTCTTATTAACCTCACAATAAATACAACTTCAGTTGTACAAAAAAGTACTAACATAAGTTTTTTAAACTCTACGTTAGTTGTGTCTTCCTTCTTTCTACCTCTCCTTTTCCCTCATGATCACAACAAGCAAGAGTCAGAGATATTTGTTACGGTTTCTTGTGCTCCACGGTGGAGCTACGGCCGCCGCAGCTCCCTCCAGCGAGAAAACGCTCTCTCAGACACCCACTTGGGCCGTCGCGGTCGTCTGCACATTTCTCATAATCATTTCCCATTTCCTTGAAAAGGGTCTTCATAGACTCGGCAATGTCCgtcttcattcttcttcttaaatGTTCTTGTTCAAACACTCAATGTCTGAACtatctttctttgtttcttcgCAGTGCTTATGGAAAAAGCAGAAAAACTCTCTGCTCGAAGCCTTAGAGAAAATCAAAGCTGGTTAGTTAGTAATGATTGATATTATGACAAAGCTTGAATTGGTTtttcaagaatttttttaaaaaatggtgaTTGATTAATCTGCAGAGCTGATGATTCTTGGATTCATTTCTTTATTACTCACCTTTGGAGAAACATACATTCTCAAGATCTGTGTTCCTTCGAAAGCTGCTCTCTCTATGTTACCATGTCCATCTGAAAAGATGAACACTCTGGCTCCGTCTCTTAGCAAACATCTTTTGGCTGCTGGTGATTTATCTGTGAATTGCAAAAATGGATCTGAGCCACTAATAACTTTGAAAGGGTTGCACCAACTTCACatcttgttgttcttcttggCTATTTTTCATGTTCTTTATAGTTTAATAACCATGATGCTTAGTAGGCTTCAGGTATGAAGAATCTAGTTTTGACCAACATATCGATGTTTGATGGAGTTAATAATGATGGCTTCATTTTTGTGTTGGCTACGTTGCAGATTCGTGGATGGAAAAAGTGGGAGCAAGAGACATTATCTCATGATTATGAGTTTTCTGTTGGTAAGTTGTGTTCAAATCCCTGAGATATgtctcttttaaaaaaaatatgtctttAATACTTTCTCTGGATGTGGAGCAGATCAAACAAGACTTAGGCTCACTCATGAGACTTCTTTTGTGAAATTGCATACAAGTTTCTGGACAGCAATTCCTTTCTTCTTTTACGTCGTAAAGAAACTATTATTTCTTTCTCTTCCAATTGCATCAAACGTGTTCTTGATGTtatgattttgaatattttgagcTCTTTGCAGGGGTGCTTCTTCAGGCAGTTCTTTGTATCTGTGGGAAGAACAGATTACTTGACCCTGCGCCACGGATTCATCTCTGTGAGTTTCAAAATCTTCCACCTTCCCCTTTTCTTTATTGTTGCAATCTTGATGCGTGAATATTGTGGTCTGATCAGGCTCATTTAGCTCCGGGAATAAAGTTCAACTTTCAGAGATATATCAAAAGATCTCTCGAGGATGATTTCAAGTTAGTAGTTGGAATAAGGTACAACACAATCCACAAACATAATAATATgcaaatgaaattattttggtTGATCTTCTATTagtgttttcttaataaatatattttttgttttgctcCGCAGTCCAGTTCTTTGGGCATCATTTGTGATATTCTTGCTGTTTAATGTTAATGGTGAGCTACACATCTGGCTTTACATTTTTCAAATTCAGTTCATATTATGAAGTGTATCTATTCAAT
This genomic stretch from Brassica napus cultivar Da-Ae chromosome C9, Da-Ae, whole genome shotgun sequence harbors:
- the LOC106400264 gene encoding MLO-like protein 7 — translated: MITTSKSQRYLLRFLVLHGGATAAAAPSSEKTLSQTPTWAVAVVCTFLIIISHFLEKGLHRLGNCLWKKQKNSLLEALEKIKAELMILGFISLLLTFGETYILKICVPSKAALSMLPCPSEKMNTLAPSLSKHLLAAGDLSVNCKNGSEPLITLKGLHQLHILLFFLAIFHVLYSLITMMLSRLQIRGWKKWEQETLSHDYEFSVDQTRLRLTHETSFVKLHTSFWTAIPFFFYVGCFFRQFFVSVGRTDYLTLRHGFISAHLAPGIKFNFQRYIKRSLEDDFKLVVGISPVLWASFVIFLLFNVNGWRTLFWASIPPVLIILAVGTKLQAILATMALEIVETHVVVQGMPLVQGSDRYFWLDCPQLLLHLIHFSLFQNAFQITHFFWIWYSFGLKSCFHKDFNLVVIKLFLCLGALILCSYITLPVYALVTQMGSHMKKAAFDEQMAKALKKWHKNIKMKKGKAKKLLSKTLGGSGSFSISPSSSGTTLHRSKTTGHSSNAIYYKQEEEHEEISDLEAGAEDATKRFQEQHKPFHHS